The nucleotide sequence tattactaatatttttgtaatctagtcaaacttaaaaaagtttgataAGAACAAACTTCATAGTGGTGCCCTTTTCTGGACAGAGGAACCACACTAGAGTCATACAACATACTTTTGGTTGATTTTTTTGAGTGTTTGGTTGATTTTTTATTGGAATAAGGGGTAGAGCCGGTAGGAATGCATGAAATTTATCCGTCGAAAAAAAGAACAACACATGATAAGATACGCACATTCACATATTCTCGCGAAAGCACGTGGTCGTGAGTCGCGAGACTCGTGAATTGGTATGTGAGAGCAAGTCCAACGGACGTGCTATACTTGTGATGTGGGCTATTTTTAGAATTTTTACTACAAAACTTAAGCTCTTACAGTTTTGCTATCTTATTCTGTAAAATAGTAAACGGGCTATCCTATACTTTTATAAAGCCAAACCTCACAAGCAATTTTTCTTACATACAAGGTGTCCACCTCAACAGTCCACTGTCACTTACAATTAAAGCACAAGTAATTATGATATCTACATCAGCGAGAAACATTATCCACTAATATACATTTAGTTATCCACATCAGCGTGCCACGTTATTCACGAACATTAGTTTATAATAGTTAATATCTTCCTAAGAATTATATAAATAGTTGAATTTCATTTCAAATCAGTAGTTCTTGCCATGACCAAAGAAACCAAACCAGCTTGGCTCGCCGTTCGCCAAAATTGCTTGCCACATCAGTGCCCGCCCACGCATGCAATTATTTGGCGCGCGAATCCACCGGGAATATGGTTCAGATTTGCATGGCAGGTACATGGCATGGCAAGATTTCAATATAAAAGACTAAAAATAGCTAGGCTGTTGTGTAGTCcttgttttttttagaaattgTCTATTTTACATAATGGCTAAATATGGAATTTGGCTGCTAAATTTTGGCCAATCTCTCGCATCTCGAGTTCCTAAATCGCTTTTTAATCATTGATTTTTAGTAAGATGAGAAAAAAACACTCTCCAACAACTCATAATCCATCCTCTTAATCTCGTAGAACTTGATAAAAGTCGCCTATTCCCCATAAAGTTATGCTTTTTCGAGTCGCGCATGTTTgtcggccaatctaaaggtgAAAAGAcatggaaagaataaagagtaggaaaaGGTTCATGATGCAaatatacaagagagaaagaatatataaaggtggttaggataatttagaaacaGTATagaattcctgatgtaaaattgtcttctatattttagaagTAAATTATTAGAAACTTTTGGAGGTAGCATATTTTTTCTCTTTCAATATATTTTTATGAGTTATATAAcattttatgttttttttaagaaaatattgGGTATTTTTTGGAGATGCTCCGGACCTGGCAGGGCCGCACACGAACCTGGCCCGTTAACCACAGACTCCGGCCCACGCGTCGTCCACCACCACGCGTTTCCTGATTCCCCGACGGCCGAAACCCTAGAAACCTCCTGCTAGAGAAAGAGAGGCGGAAAGGATGGACAGATTCTGGTGGAAAGAAGCGAACAAACGGCTCCAAGCTGCCCGCTTTGCGCCCAGCTTCTTCTCGCTGCGATTCTCCTCCGTCCGCTCGCGCCTCCCTCCTCCTCGCCGGCCCTTGTGCCTCGCTCTTCCTCACCGCCCCCCGCCCCTCCCTCCTCTTCTCGGGCTTCGTCCTCCGGCTCGCCGGCTCCGGCGCCTCCGTCAGCTTCTCGATCTGTCCTCCGGCTCGCTGGCCTccgcgcctccctctccctcctcttgTGCTCGAGCGCCAGCGGCCTTGCCCGCGGCTCGCCTCGTGCCTATGGAGAAGCTGGATGAGAGCAAGTTCGAGCAGCGGCTAGAGCTCTGGGCGCTCCGCATTCCCCGTGAGCTCGCCTCCACAGTCACCCGCCTCCTTCGCTCCGGGTAACGCTTCTCCCTTGTTCCAGGGTCCAATCCAATTAATCTAGTAGGAACAGGAAAAACGAACGGATAAATTAGCCATAGTATATCCGTTGTGTTTAACGATTAGTTGGGGGCTCGTTTTTCCCCCTTCTCATCTGCGATTTCAGTTATCTGCTGGACAAGCCACGGGTTAAGTCTGTAGTTGAGGATCCCGAGGGCGACAAGAACCGGCTCGTCATACTGTCTGAAAAGATTCAGAAGCCCGGTATGTTACTCTTGGGATGGAACATGTCAATTGCATAGTTTTACTCTATGAACTGAGCAAACATTGCAGTGCCAAAGTCACCAAATCATGTTGGGATAGCCTGACATGCCATTAGCCCATTACTTCATTAAGCCTTAAGGCTATTTGAAATGTTCCTGTGGCTTTGGAAATCTTGACTCCCGTGTAACATAATCTTCTCTGTCCTGATTAGTCTCTTGGTATCAAAGGATAATGACTTACCCATGTTAATGTTGGCATTTTCTCTTGCCTCTAGCAGAAGATTGCTTATGTTTATGTCCATGGTATTTGTTGTGTAGATTTATCTGACATGCCGCAGCAGGCGCTTGATTCATTGAAGCAACTATGCAATGTTGATGTTGTACCTTATACATTGACCCTTGGTTATTCGTACTGGAGTGCAGGTCAGTCTAAGATCTTTTCTTTATAATCTGATTTCTGTTATGCTTTGGTATAGCGCTACTTTGTGGTACACATATCACTTTCCACATTCTTTGTTCTTTTATAAATTGTGCATAAAGTTCAAAGTCTTGTGTACTAAAATAAAATGGGGGTCGCAATTCGCCCATTATTGCCTGTTCATTGTCACTGGCGTTCGTCTTTCCCTTTCGTTTTGCAAGCTTTGAGCTGACAAAACCAGTATAATCTTTTTTAATTTCTTAATATTATGGGTTTGATCAATTTCTTTATTTGTGACAGATCACATTTTGAAGCAAATCCTTCCTGCTGGAGTGGAGGTACCCTCTTCGTATGAGACAATTGTTAAGTATACTAAACTTGATGATACTTTCTTCCATTTTGTTGTCATCTCTTTAAATATTTTTTGTTTGATGTCTGTGCAGGTCATGTTGCTCATCTGAACATATCTGATGACTTGCTAGCATATAAAAATGTCATAGGAAAGGTTATCTATGATGTAAGCACACTTCTATGCCCTTCTCTTTCTTAATAACTTGCTCACTGCCTCACTTCATACATTCTTTGACTCTCTGATTCTCAACACCGTGCATGCAGAACCCATATAAATTTTGCATAAAAATGGCCCCAAAAGAGGTTCATAACCAAACTTGCAAGCTCTGTAGATCGTCTCGTACAGATTTGGAAATGTTGTCAATTTATCTTGCTCTTCAATGCTGGTTGGTTGGGACCTTGCAATGACATGAAAGCAGTATTAAATGAGTTAACACTGTGAGCAGTTAACAATAAAAACATTAGATAATCTCTGTATCTCATGAACATACATGAAATTACTGCTGCCCATCTTTGTTGTTTTATTGCTTAGATGATCAGAATATCTGAAAACATCATAAAACATGCTGCAGAATGCTTGCTTTATAATTCACTAAGCATTTGCGTCATATCTATGCACAGAAAAATTATCCAAGGATTCAGACCGTGGTGAATAAAGTGGGGACAATAACAAATGAATTTAGAGTCCCAAAGTTTGAGATCTTAGCAGGGAAAAATGATATGGTTACTGAAGTTAAACAATATGGTGCAACATTCAGACTTGATTATGGTTTGGTCTACTGGAATTCAAGACTCGAGCATGAGCATATCAGATTAGTTTCCCTGTTCAAGAAAGGAGACGTTATATGTGACATGTTTGCTGGTATAGGTCCGTTTTCAATCCCGGCTGCTCAGAAAGGATGTGTTGTGTATGCAAATGACTTGAATCCAGATAGTGTTCATTATCTAAGAACTAATGCAAAGATTAACAAGGTTGATGACTATATATTCGCCTACAATATGGATGCTAGAGTGTTCATGCAAAATTTGATGACTGTGCCTGGTTTGGAAACTGGATCAGACTCTCAAGTTGCCACTGATGAATCCTATCCTAAAGAAGGGGTCCCTGGTAATGAAAATTCATCTTCAAATGGAAATCATAATGGTGCCCTCTTTTTTATGAGATTCCTATTCTCCCCTGCATACTGATTTTTTGTGGTCCTTCACACACTTACTTTACTGTTTCCTCAACTCTTTTCTAGATGTTCGTGAGGGCAGTCAAAAAGGTGCTAATGAATCCTCTTTGGCAAGCACTACTGTCAAAAAGCGACAACAAACTTCAGAAGGTAACTATGCTGTGTATTCTGCAGTGTCTTTAGTAAGTAGTAAACTTGCAAGAAGTCTACTATATGCTTCAAGTTCGAAATTTTGCGTTTACCAAAAAAGCTTAGGGACTGTTTAGTGCCTGCATTAGCCTGTATTCAGGCTTGTGCAGTACAGTTCACCCATGTTTGGCTAGTACGTGAGATTTGGTCGTAATATGCAATGCAGATTTGCACAAGCCGATGGGGCACTCAAAAATGAAATCTTCTCACTTCCCCCGCCTCTACTAGAACATGGAGATGACAACATGCAATACAATGTAATTAACCAAACACAATCTGACCAAACGCAGCTTGCCTATGCAGGACAACCAAACACCAAGATATTGTATAGATTTATGCTGTCTTAGGTTGTGCTGCATAAGGTCTAATGCAAGCTAAGCCTAATGCGAGAAACCAATCACACCCTTATTTTCATGAAACTTCTGTATGAGTGTGCGCTGTGCCAGATTTCTAACTAAACTAAAATTTCCTACTTGTCTCCCACAGGTGAACCTGATTGCCAAGATGGAGATGCTAATCAAACAAAAAGACGAAACAACAAGAGAGTGAGAGGACCAGGGCCACCACCATCCAAGCCATGGGAACACTTTGATCATGTACTGATGAATCTACCTGCTTCTGCTCTGCAGTTCCTTGGTAATGTTTTATCGTCTCCATTGGTTTTTTCTGATATACATTAAATATAGCATCACATTGTGACTGTTGGCTTTTTATAGCATGTTATAGAAGCTCTATTGGTTAGCAATACCCATTTATGACATTGGCTGGCTGGCCCCTCTTTTCTGCTTATTGCTCACGATCTTTAATTGAATTTCCTGTCTTCTCCAAGTGTCATTGTTATGACCGGCGTGGGCTATTCACGCCGAAAGCCCGCTAGTGGCTAGGACCCTAAAAGCCCATATTTATCTTGATTGCCATATTATTAGAATATTTATTAGAATATTTCCTATTTTAGTTAAGAGACATATAAATACTTGTAAACATTATTGAGATGGCAAGCAGAAACaattattgtttccggcttcctcagggagccgggagaaaccctagccgcctttCTCTCTTTCTGTGAACAGTACCGCGTCACTGTAGCGACGGTACTGTAGCGCCGccacctcttcttcctcctctcgcgATCGCTGGCTCCTCGCCGCCGATCACCCTTCAAACCACACCCACCGATCGTCCACACGTACAACCTCCGATCGGTGAGGGGCAGGGAGCAGCAGCATATCAACCTGGTATCAGCCACCTTCGATCCGATGTCGCTGCCGCTGCCCGCTTCAACAGCGCCGCCGCCGGACCCCAACGTGTCCGTGCCGATCCCGTCCGCACCGATGCCGCCATCATCTCTGCCCGCGGGATCGCTGGCGCTGACCGCAACGTCTCCGCCCGCGGGATCGTTGCCGCTGGCCGCCAGGGCTTCCTCCTCCGCCGTGGGGGTGATGACCAACGAGCAGCTCACCGTGGCCGTCGTCGACCTCGGCAGGATGATGGCCGGCGTCCACACATTCCTCTTGGGACCGCAGCCAGGCGGGGCGCCGACTCACCCGCAGCCGCAGCTTCCGCCGGCGCCCAAACCGCAGCAGCCGCCAGGGCCACAGCAGCTGTTTTCGCCCGCCTCGGGCGCCGTCTACACCTACGGGATGCCGCAGGACAGCACAGCGCACAACACCGCGCCAGCAACGGCGGCTTCCCACGACAGCGTTCCCATCCAGGAGATCCAGTTTCCCCACTCGCCGTCCCCGCTTCCGCCGTGGCTCACCGACATCGCGCCGCCGGTCTACTCCGCGCCAGGGCGACCGTCGGTCCATTCGACCCCTCCCACCACAGCGGGCTTCGGCCATGGGGGCGTTCCGGCGTCGGGAACGCTCTATGGCGGCGTTGACGGCCCAATCTTCCACGGCTCCACCTTCTGTTCCGCGCCGGCTGCAGCTCCACCGCTCGGCGGGGCGCCCTCGGCTGCCGCTCCCGTGACGTTCGGCGAGACGCCTTTCCAGCCTCGGACCTACAAGATCGACTTCGCGACGTACGACGGCTCGGTCGACCCGCTGAATTGGCTCACACACTGTGAACAATTCTTCTGGGGCCAGCGCACTCCGGTGGAGCAGCGGACGTGGATGGCCTCCTACCACCTCACCGACGCCGCTCAGACATGGTACTACGCCCTCCTGTTGGACGAGGGCATGCCGTCCTGGGAGCGCTTCAAGGAACTTTGCCGTGTTCGTTTCGGACCGCCTATATACGGCTCGCGGTTGGCCGAGTTGGGACGCCTTCCCTTCCACTCCACGGTCCAGGAGTTTGCGGACCGCTTCCAGACGTTGCTGGCGCACTCCAGGGACATCTCCACGCGCCAAAAGGCGGAGCTCTTCGTCGGCGGCCTCCCAGAACACATTCGGGTCGACGTCGCGATGCGCGCCCCGACCGACCTCCAGACGGCCATGTTCCTCGCCCGCGCCTTTGAAACACGGGCTCTGGCCGCGGCAGCACCCCCTCCGCAGCGCGGCGCCCGCCCTCCCCCGCGGCCAGCTTTTCCCCCACGCCAACAGGGGGCTGCTGTGTCCGGGGCCCCGGCTGGCGCACCAGCGCTGCTTGCGCCGCCCGCCGCAGCCGCTGCAGCACCGGGCGCTGCAGCCCCGGTGGCACCCGTGCGGCAGTACCGTCGCCTCTCGCCGGCCGAGATGCAGGAACGCCGTCGTCAAGGCCTTTGCTACAACTGCGACGAGCAGTACGTGCATGGGCACGTGTGCCCCCGCCTGTTCTTCCTGGAGGCGGACGACTTCCTCAACGACGACGTGgagggcgccgccgccgacgcggccGCGGCCTTGCTCGAAGAAGCCGCCGCTGCAGCGGATGCTCACGCTCACGCTCTTGTGGTTTCTGTACACGCTCTTGCAGGCATCAGGACGTTCCACACTATGCTCCTGCCCGTGACGATCAAGGGCGAGCGCCTCCTCGCCCTCCTGGACACCGGATCCACCCACACTTTCCTCCAGGGCGCAGCCATGCGGCGCCTTGGTCTCGCTCCTCAGGGGGGCGACCAGCTTCGCGTTACGGTGGCCAACGGCGAGCGCGTGCCCTGTGAAGGCATCGCACGCGACGTGCCCGTCGACATCTGCTGCCCGGGACCGCGCCGGTGGCAGTGCGGCCGTACCGGTACCCTCAGTTGCAGAAGGACGAGCTCGAGCGGCAGTGCGCCGCCATGCTGGAGCAGGGCATCATCCGCCCCAGTACTTCGCCGTTCTCGGCACCCGtgctcctcgtcaagaaggcggATGGGTCGTggcgcttctgcatcgactaccgcgCGCTCAACGACCGTACGTCCAAGGACAAGTTCCCGATCCCGGTGGTTGACGAGCTCCTCGACGAGCTCCACGGGGCCAAgtacttcaccaagctcgacctccGCTCGGGGTACCACCAGGTGCGCATGCACCCGGCGGACATCGagaagacggcgttccgcacccaccacggccacttcgagttcctggtgatgccgttTGGGCTCTCCAACGCCCCTGCGACATTTCAGGCGTTGATGAACGATGTGCTCCGCCCCTTCCTCCGCAGGTTCGTGCTGGTTTTCTTCGACAACATTTTGATCTACAGCACGTCGTGGTCTGAGCACCTGCAGCATGTCGGCCTCGTCTTCACCGCCCTACGAGCCCACGGCCTCTTCCtgatgatggataagtctcatgtgtggctggtctttgtggggctatgatgctcacatggtcatggtccttgtggctgtttttctgtttttaggacatcatcttagactagaggacagcatcttagaggacagcatcttagactagaggacagcatcttagctaggacagcatattagcatcttagactagcatcttagactagcatcttggcatatgcttggctggctagcagcctataaatatgtaaccccaaccccttgggttggcatggcatttgtgtgagcttgtgtgagaaatagacaagaaaattgccccaactcctagtgtcatcctctctcgatgagagtaagacttctcctactaccaagagtgagaattcagcgactaacaactggtatcagagccgtattatcctgtagcctgagcatctcttgctcatcttctctcccagccccacaacagccccatctgttggcagcagcagctcctccggccgctcctgttcactcctctcccagctcgtctgaagcagccctctccccacgcagcagccccccggtagcgcgtcatgtccgcagggcagtctcagcgctcggtcgcctcgagcacgcggcgtcggcaggaggccgaacttgccgcggcagaggaacgcgagcgagcggcggcagagaccgctgcggcggtggcaagggcgtcgaggctagcagcggcggagctggcagcagccagagcggaggcggaagcagcggcggcggcgaatgcagcgcgtgcggcggcggcggaggtcgaggctctgcgcggcagcatcggcagctccatttccgctgacgacaccgccgacgcggacctcgagctgctagagagggaggcagcgcgagcgcgggcggcgcagtggacagccgcgcacgtccacgagcgtggcggcagcccagacaggcgcggacgcgctggcggcgctcctggaggaggcgcgcacggcggtggcgctcctggaggaggcgcgcacggcaacggtggcggacgggtcgatggagagcgcggccttcacaggcagcgtggctctctctccccggatcggtaccgacgggtcgatggagagcgcggccttcacaggcagcgtggctctctctccccggatcggtaccgtggttaccacgggctccaggctgttgtcagggacgtcggtcccggcggtgggaggcctaccctcaccaagaccaactacgtcgagtgggctgcggtgatgagggtaaagctccaggtgcggcacatgtgggaggcagtccggtacggcgacgtcgactacgacctagatcgacgggcgctggatgctctcatcgctgcagtcccgcccgagatgcagttctcgcttaccagcaagcggactgccaaggaggcttgggacgccatcgctgcggcacgcatcggcagcgaccgcgcccgcaagtccacactgcaggcacttcgcaaggagtgggagaacctggctttcaagccaggtgaggacgttgatgactttgctctccgtctcaacactctgttgcagaagatggtgcagttcggcgacgacacctacggcgaggagagagctgtcgaaaagctcttccgctgcgtccccgagaagtacaagcagatggctcgctcgatcgagtcgctgctggatctctccacgatgtcgatcgaggaggcgataggtcgcctcaaggtcgtcgatagtgatgagccacagtccctctcagggcccatcaccactggcgggaagctccttctcactcgggagcagtggcttgccagccagggtgaccggaggaagggggagccttcttccgcgacaggcggccgcaagcgtggcaagccacgtaaggcgcgcagagacgcccaggccggggcgcgaggacgtgccgagggtgatgcccgcggaggcgcccagggcggcgccgtcggcaggcacaagccggcacgagacgacgcctgccgcaactgcggccagcttggccattgggccaaggactgtcgacagccacgacgcggccaggcccacgtcgcacaggcggaggaggaggagccggctctgttcatggcacatgccagcatcgagctacctccagcggcaccggccgcagcggctctcctccaccttgacgagccaaaagcacacgccctcctcggcgacagctccggcaacgacaagactgacgggtggtgcctcgacaccggcgccacccatcacatgaccggtcgacgggagttcttcaccgagcttgactctagcgtccgaggctccgtcaagtttggggatgcctccggcgtggagatcaagggcgtcggctccatcatcttcaccgccgtgtctggtgagcacaggctgctcaccggagtctactacatccccgcgttgaggaactccatcatcagcttgggacagctggatgagaacggttcgcgcgtggtggttgaggacggagtcatgaggatttgggatcgtcgtcgtcgccttcttgccaaggtatccagaagcgcaaatcgactctacgtccttaacgtgcaggtggcacaacccctctgtctcgctgctcgtcgggacgacgaggcgtggcagtggcacgagcgtttcgggcaccttcactttgaggccctgaagcggctcagtgccacggagatggtgcgaggcctgccgtgcctcgaccatgtggagcagctctgcgacgtctgcgtgttgacgaagcagaggcgactcccctttccccagcgggcgagctttcgagccaaggagaggctcgagctcgtgcacggggacttgtgtggcccggtgacaccggccacaccgggaggacgacgctacttcctgctgctcgtcgacgacctctcccgctacatgtgggtgatggtcctcggcagcaagggagaggctgcggacgccatcagacgcgcgcaggctgctgcggaggcggagtgcggccgcaagctgcgcgtgctgcgcaccgacaacggcggcgaattcacggcggctgaattcgcgtcgtactgcgctgacgagggcattcagcgccactactccgcgccgtacagcccgcagcagaacggcgtcgtcgagcggcgcaaccagatggttgtggggatggctcgggccctcctcaagcagagggggatgccggctatcttctggggagaggcggtggtgacggccgtctacatcctcaaccgctcgcctaccaaggcgctcgacggcaggacgccgtacgaggcttggcatgggcgcaagccggcggtctcccacttgcgggtcttcggctgcctcgcattcgccaaggagcttggccacatcagcaagctcgacgacaggagcactccgggagtgttcatcggctacgcggagggctcgaaggcctaccgcatcctcgacccgaagacacagcgtgtgcgcacggcgcgcgacgttgtgttcgacgaagggcgaggatgggcgtgggacaaggcagtggacgacggctcagctccgacgtacgacgacttcactgtcgagtacgtccacttcgagggaactgggggagtaggcagttcttcttcggcgagcgcgtctaccccagtctccgagcctccaccgaccccggcacctgctactccgacagcaccacgctctccagccaggacctcggctgcgatgagctcttcgtcggctccaccacagccggcaacgccacgcactccagcactgacaggcaccactccgggcacgtctactccaccaccagctcgtgtcgagcacggcccggttgagctcgctactccgctctctcacgacgaggagcgcgtcgacgcgtaccacgacggtgagccgttgcggtaccgtacggtggagaaccttctcggcgaccagccggtgccgggactggtgcctcacgacctggaggacctggaggcgcagttgcaccttgcgtgtgacgacggcgagcctcggtcattcgcagaggccgagagacacgcggcatggcgcgccgcgatgcagttggagatggatgcggttgagaagaaccgcacctgggagcttgctgaccttcctcgtggtcatcgcgcgatcacccttaagtgggtgtacaagctgaagagggatgaagccggtgccatcgtcaagcacaaggctcgcttggtggcacgaggtttcgtgcagcaggagggggtcgacttcgacgacgcctttgctcccgtggcacggatggagtccgtgcgactcctccttgcgctagctgcccaggagggctggcgtgttcaccacatggacgtcaagtcggcgttccttaacggcgacttgaaggaggaggtctacgtgcaccagccgccgggatttgcgatccccggcaaggagggcaaggtgctccgcctgcgcaaggccctctatggcttgcggcaggcaccgagggcgtggaatgccaagctggattccacgctaaaggggatgggcttcgagcaaagcccgcacgaggcggccatctaccgacggggcaatggaggtaatgccctgttggtgggtgtctacgtcgacgacttggtgatcaccggcaccaaggatgcggaggtggc is from Miscanthus floridulus cultivar M001 chromosome 7, ASM1932011v1, whole genome shotgun sequence and encodes:
- the LOC136466365 gene encoding tRNA (guanine(37)-N1)-methyltransferase-like isoform X1, with the protein product MDRFWWKEANKRLQAARFAPSFFSLRFSSVRSRLPPPRRPLCLALPHRPPPLPPLLGLRPPARRLRRLRQLLDLSSGSLASAPPSPSSCARAPAALPAARLVPMEKLDESKFEQRLELWALRIPRELASTVTRLLRSGYLLDKPRVKSVVEDPEGDKNRLVILSEKIQKPDLSDMPQQALDSLKQLCNVDVVPYTLTLGYSYWSADHILKQILPAGVEVPSSYETIGHVAHLNISDDLLAYKNVIGKVIYDKNYPRIQTVVNKVGTITNEFRVPKFEILAGKNDMVTEVKQYGATFRLDYGLVYWNSRLEHEHIRLVSLFKKGDVICDMFAGIGPFSIPAAQKGCVVYANDLNPDSVHYLRTNAKINKVDDYIFAYNMDARVFMQNLMTVPGLETGSDSQVATDESYPKEGVPGNENSSSNGNHNDVREGSQKGANESSLASTTVKKRQQTSEGEPDCQDGDANQTKRRNNKRVRGPGPPPSKPWEHFDHVLMNLPASALQFLDCFDGLIQKKYWTGPLPWIHCYCFIRSSESEESILSEAQNKLNAKIAEPIFHRVRDVAPNKAMFCLSFKLPMECLKEDDSENHIESVA
- the LOC136466365 gene encoding tRNA (guanine(37)-N1)-methyltransferase-like isoform X2; its protein translation is MDRFWWKEANKRLQAARFAPSFFSLRFSSVRSRLPPPRRPLCLALPHRPPPLPPLLGLRPPARRLRRLRQLLDLSSGSLASAPPSPSSCARAPAALPAARLVPMEKLDESKFEQRLELWALRIPRELASTVTRLLRSGYLLDKPRVKSVVEDPEGDKNRLVILSEKIQKPDLSDMPQQALDSLKQLCNVDVVPYTLTLGYSYWSADHILKQILPAGVEVPSSYETIGHVAHLNISDDLLAYKNVIGKVIYDKNYPRIQTVVNKVGTITNEFRVPKFEILAGKNDMVTEVKQYGATFRLDYGLVYWNSRLEHEHIRLVSLFKKGDVICDMFAGIGPFSIPAAQKGCVVYANDLNPDSVHYLRTNAKINKVDDYIFAYNMDARVFMQNLMTVPGLETGSDSQVATDESYPKEGVPDVREGSQKGANESSLASTTVKKRQQTSEGEPDCQDGDANQTKRRNNKRVRGPGPPPSKPWEHFDHVLMNLPASALQFLDCFDGLIQKKYWTGPLPWIHCYCFIRSSESEESILSEAQNKLNAKIAEPIFHRVRDVAPNKAMFCLSFKLPMECLKEDDSENHIESVA